DNA sequence from the Brevundimonas sp. NIBR10 genome:
GCCGCGTGAAAATCTCGGCCTCGGAAACCCTGGGCGGCGCGCGCCGCATCGTCGTCAAGATCGGCTCCTCGCTGGTCGTGGACGCCGACAGCCGTGCCCCGGCGAGCGCCTGGCTGGCCGCCCTGGCGCAGGACATCGCCGAACTTCGCGCCCGGGGCCGTGAGGTCATCGTGGTGTCGTCGGGGGCGGTGGCCCTTGGGCGCGGGCGGCTGGGCCTGGCCCGGAACGCGCGTCTGGACGAGAAACAGGCGGCGGCGGCGGTGGGGCAGTCGCTGTTGATGCAGGCCTGGGAGGCGGCCCTGGGGCCGCAATCCCTGACCCCGGCACAGGTCCTGCTGACCCGCGACGACACCGAACGCCGGCGGCGCTGGCTGAATGCGCGGGCCACTCTGGACGCCCTGCTCAAGCTCGGCTGCATCCCCGTGGTCAATGAGAACGACACCGTCGCCACCGAGGAGATCCGGTATGGCGACAACGACCGGCTGGCGGCGCGGACGGCCCAGCTGGTGCGGGCGGACCTGCTGATCCTGCTGTCGGACGTTGATGGTCTGTACACCGCCGATCCGAGGAAGCACCCGGCGGCCAGCCATCTGGCCGTCATCGAGGCCCTGACTCCAAAGATCCTCGCCATGGCCGGCGGGGCGAACGCGGCCGCCGACGTCGGCACCGGCGGCATGGCGACCAAGCTGGAGGCGGCACGGATCGCCCGCTCGGCGGGATGCGCGACCCTGATCGTTTCGGGGCTGGAGCCGCATCCGCTCCGGGCGCTGGCGCAGGGCGCGAGGGCGACGCTGATTACCGCGCCCGCCACGCCTCTGGCCGCCTACAAGCAGTGGATCGCGGGCAGTCTGGAACCCGCCGGAGCCATCGCCATCGACGACGGCGCGGCCCAGGCCCTCGTCGGAGGACGCAGCCTGCTGGCCTCGGGCGTCCAACGGGTCGAGGGCCGGTTCGATCGGGGCGACTGCATCCGGGTGGTGGGCCTGACGGGCGGCGCCCTCGGCGTCGGCCTCGCCGCCTATGCCGCGGATGAAATGGAGCGGATTCGCGGCCGCCATTCGGGCGAGATCGAGGGGCTGGTCGGATACAAGGGGCCGGGCGTGGCCATACACCGCGACGATCTGGTACTGGACCGCCCATGACTGTCCAGCCTCAGCAGACACAGTTCGACGTCGCCGCCGTGATGGCCGACATGGGCCGCCGCGCCCGTGCGGCCTCGGAGGCCGTGCGCCTGGCCTCGGCCGAA
Encoded proteins:
- the proB gene encoding glutamate 5-kinase; its protein translation is MVRRVKISASETLGGARRIVVKIGSSLVVDADSRAPASAWLAALAQDIAELRARGREVIVVSSGAVALGRGRLGLARNARLDEKQAAAAVGQSLLMQAWEAALGPQSLTPAQVLLTRDDTERRRRWLNARATLDALLKLGCIPVVNENDTVATEEIRYGDNDRLAARTAQLVRADLLILLSDVDGLYTADPRKHPAASHLAVIEALTPKILAMAGGANAAADVGTGGMATKLEAARIARSAGCATLIVSGLEPHPLRALAQGARATLITAPATPLAAYKQWIAGSLEPAGAIAIDDGAAQALVGGRSLLASGVQRVEGRFDRGDCIRVVGLTGGALGVGLAAYAADEMERIRGRHSGEIEGLVGYKGPGVAIHRDDLVLDRP